The following coding sequences are from one Tubulanus polymorphus chromosome 12, tnTubPoly1.2, whole genome shotgun sequence window:
- the LOC141914201 gene encoding dynein light chain Tctex-type 5-like: MSRIMRSKDVGSVSTRSGPQPSDSGAASLRRSRRPINAVAAAQDAQNAAPSSVDASLQQAGVGYELNSVIDGATTTTTKRTGAQTRYENTYKTEPDERFRAKDVEKLIKDVLGERLADVYYEANRCKSLTQELAAEIMERLKSLAYKRYKMVAVVSIGSLRERPGMQFGSRCLWNEQLDSFLSVKYSNGSLFAVAMIYGLYFE, from the coding sequence ATGTCGCGAATAATGCGCTCCAAAGACGTAGGATCGGTCTCGACGCGCAGCGGCCCGCAACCGTCGGACAGCGGGGCCGCCAGCTTGCGTCGATCGCGGCGGCCTATCAACGCGGTCGCCGCCGCCCAAGACGCGCAGAACGCGGCGCCGTCTAGCGTCGACGCGTCGTTACAACAAGCCGGCGTCGGCTACGAACTGAACTCGGTGATAGACGGCGCGACGACCACGACGACGAAACGAACCGGCGCCCAAACGCGTTACGAAAACACCTACAAAACCGAACCGGACGAACGATTCCGCGCTAAAGACGTCGAAAAACTGATCAAGGACGTGCTCGGCGAGCGACTGGCCGACGTATACTACGAGGCGAATCGCTGCAAGTCGTTGACGCAGGAACTGGCCGCCGAGATCATGGAACGTTTGAAATCGCTGGCGTACAAGCGATACAAAATGGTGGCCGTCGTCAGCATCGGTAGTCTACGCGAACGACCCGGAATGCAGTTCGGGAGCCGGTGTCTGTGGAACGAGCAGTTGGACAGTTTTCTCAGCGTCAAATACTCGAACGGTTCGCTGTTCGCTGTCGCTATGATCTACGGGTTGTATTTTGAGTGA
- the LOC141914202 gene encoding galanin receptor type 2-like → MSLNLSTPIGRPYNSYITLMSLLGKSGAWRASAVAMSVVLFSLGAFGNVATVLVMSHRRFRRLSYANYLIALAVCDGVYIISQTLMPLVQYALHEATGGSAAIFNTLTGCQIYEFLVGLGPFAGSWLIVAISLERLAVVLFPFAARRVCTARFARSIVLAVLLANIAVSYYVEVVYMRFRDADEGCFMELSRQRVLFSFIVSYCCIVPLAVVIAANAVIVTCLAIGGRAASPSVTSDAGAKTTARTRRTTVMLVTVSLLFAAFTMPSTVVTLLPVGDVAILLDVLSQLFACNYAVNFYVYVLLGKEIRTFFVARLAAVCCYRQI, encoded by the coding sequence ATGTCCCTGAACCTATCCACGCCGATCGGGCGTCCTTACAACAGCTACATAACTTTGATGTCGCTGCTGGGCAAATCCGGCGCCTGGCGCGCGTCAGCCGTGGCCATGTCGGTCGTACTGTTTTCGCTGGGCGCGTTCGGTAACGTGGCCACGGTGCTCGTCATGTCGCACCGTCGTTTTCGCCGCCTGTCCTACGCCAACTACCTGATCGCGCTGGCCGTCTGCGACGGCGTTTATATCATCAGCCAGACGCTGATGCCTTTGGTGCAATACGCGTTGCACGAAGCGACCGGCGGTTCGGCGGCGATTTTCAACACGCTCACCGGCTGTCAGATTTACGAGTTCCTAGTCGGTCTGGGCCCGTTCGCCGGCTCGTGGTTGATCGTGGCTATATCGTTAGAACGCCTGGCCGTCGTGCTTTTCCCGTTCGCGGCGCGGCGCGTGTGCACGGCTAGATTCGCACGTTCGATCGTGCTGGCAGTCCTGCTCGCGAACATCGCCGTATCTTACTACGTAGAAGTAGTCTACATGCGGTTTCGCGACGCCGACGAAGGCTGTTTCATGGAGCTGTCGCGCCAGCGCGTTCTGTTCTCGTTCATCGTGTCGTACTGCTGTATCGTACCGTTGGCCGTGGTGATCGCCGCCAACGCCGTCATAGTGACTTGCCTGGCGATCGGCGGGCGGGCAGCGTCGCCGAGCGTGACGAGCGACGCCGGCGCGAAAACGACCGCGCGTACCAGGCGCACGACGGTGATGTTGGTCACCGTTTCGTTGCTGTTCGCCGCGTTCACGATGCCGTCGACGGTCGTCACGCTGCTGCCCGTCGGCGATGTGGCGATCCTGCTGGATGTATTGTCGCAGCTTTTCGCCTGCAATTACGCCGTGAACTTCTACGTGTACGTTCTGCTCGGTAAAGAAATTAGGACGTTTTTCGTCGCCAGACTCGCAGCCGTGTGTTGCTACCGTCAGATTTGA